The Eremothecium cymbalariae DBVPG#7215 chromosome 8, complete sequence genome has a window encoding:
- the PFD1 gene encoding prefolding complex chaperone subunit (similar to Ashbya gossypii AEL139W), whose protein sequence is MKKAYKIQCSEVYTTRRWNNSLKMSGGDNSIQEIAAGLRSNKAQLELVITQLNQLQRQKLLAQVTAKELSSYPVGDVWRSCGKMFITQDKQEYTEQLTKQEKTINDQIKALMIKKNYIETTLNNAMDVLRKSVQQQ, encoded by the coding sequence atgaaaaaggcATACAAGATACAATGCTCAGAAGTATATACAACAAGAAGATGGAACAATTCCCTTAAGATGTCCGGAGGAGATAACTCAATCCAGGAAATTGCAGCAGGTTTGCGGAGCAATAAGGCACAGCTTGAATTAGTTATTACTCAGTTAAACCAATTACAGAGACAAAAACTGCTTGCTCAAGTCACGGCAAAGGAATTAAGCTCTTATCCTGTTGGTGATGTTTGGAGATCATGTGGAAAAATGTTCATCACTCAAGACAAACAGGAGTATACTGAGCAGCTTACAAAGCAAGAGAAAACTATCAACGACCAGATCAAAGCGTTAATGATAAAGAAGAACTATATTGAAACCACCCTGAACAACGCAATGGATGTTTTGAGGAAGTCCGTCCAACAACAGTGA
- the ATP12 gene encoding ATP synthase complex assembly protein ATP12 (similar to Ashbya gossypii AEL140C) codes for MVPRVMQRGVINNFLKNARANYSSLNASPLGIDGSCENNLKTETNILSKTLVKFWDKVTLKKCDNTLTLQIYGNPVRTPLGNSLSIPSNRVILAHMLKDEWSNVTKLSIKTHSLPLTSIVSRCIDLQLVSKPGTDPELLAKIGGGQDVISESLLRYLDTDTLLCFSPKSEYEGALRRAQDKIYLPILSAVESFLGKYSDLPVRLQLLDSDLHGLRGNRQSDSTRAAALKYLRSLNTWDLAVFEKTVLTTKSFICGIILLQNKTNDATKAMQMTMEDIANAATLETIYQVDKWGEVEDTHDVDKRDIRRNIIAAGIVAYRE; via the coding sequence ATGGTACCGAGGGTGATGCAAAGGGGGGttataaataattttttaaaaaatgcTAGAGCTAATTATTCTAGTCTAAATGCTAGTCCGCTTGGAATTGATGGTTCGTGCGAGAACAATTTGAAGACTGAAACCAACATACTATCCAAGACTTTGGTGAAGTTTTGGGATAAGGTAACACTTAAAAAATGTGATAATACCTTAACTTTGCAAATCTATGGTAACCCGGTGCGCACACCATTGGGAAATTCCCTAAGTATTCCATCAAATCGTGTAATCTTGGCCCATATGCTAAAAGATGAATGGTCGAATGTAACCAAATTGTCTATCAAAACACATTCACTGCCGTTAACCTCAATTGTCTCACGCTGCATTGATTTACAGCTCGTCAGTAAGCCGGGAACTGATCCTGAGTTGTTAGCTAAAATAGGAGGTGGTCAAGATGTAATTTCTGAAAGTTTACTTCGTTATTTGGATACGGATACTTTATTGTGCTTTTCTCCAAAAAGTGAATACGAGGGAGCTCTGAGAAGAGCTCAAGATAAGATTTACTTACCGATACTTTCTGCAGTGGAATCATTCCTTGGCAAATACAGTGATTTGCCCGTGAGATTACAGCTTTTGGATTCTGATTTGCATGGACTGCGCGGTAATCGTCAATCGGATTCAACAAGGGCTGCTGCACTGAAATATTTACGGTCATTGAATACATGGGACCTTGCTGTTTTTGAGAAAACTGTTTTAACTACTAAATCTTTTATATGTGGCATTATCCTACTACagaataaaacaaatgATGCAACTAAAGCCATGCAAATGACAATGGAAGATATTGCTAATGCTGCTACCTTAGAAACCATTTACCAAGTGGATAAGTGGGGTGAAGTCGAAGACACTCATGACGTTGACAAACGTGATATTAGGAGGAACATTATAGCAGCAGGAATTGTTGCATATAGAGAATAA
- the RBH1 gene encoding Rbh1p (similar to Ashbya gossypii AEL141W), whose product MNFGGFQSLEEEHQTVLYRFERFLQDADQRLLPSVGPHYHFSSKLKSLSTVAQLLLLLHELFWESVERVAEHGAQEVSHKIFAQWLENEPRVLESYDFILTGVLELLFESKLIRYQIRPNSEFIALVLEFYSGLSRLSELTMSGLLRLLLEKFQNNFVNRWNKINSSTLLFDKVEDLFSHNRDIVSPPLFGLKNVVKRDFFELTLPKFGYYQLLVEVFQLDSGEIAIFKVNNQALPYNTNDGAKLLNALISGSNFLADIGRSLLFSTLGKSNFSSVREIPNGIELKAEGEVDFNLTLKIVNNLGWEEFWRSNFQMVFGTKCSKLSGVETALAATRSVSHPLQKFKLKHEKLLEIRSPENFGLGLQLPSQNLLCPETALNASYSTSEPSVEDTTQKKSVSDLNAAGSLNNPATENLASLSYSLNDMESSNHDSLLRFEESISTTESEFDFCPKANQSVASQSMKITMEEVSPISSSEKRTPQSGVDNVSTKLLESANITKQFTNEIYTNVIRDVDEQEAEDFQLTFSMHKPQLLRKKNMQLFSLFTNRSSKSGITERNKVKFSGDNRRYITPFPKISNIECSNLKANHHISARERISIGNIKNTNALLSLSDLPFDVDILNNHVIFDGRTNVSCWSGYSWLSLSSDWMRLLILENEDGEYFCIVQNPKRAIYQLILRFSGDWRIDRSGAQDIQIRIGKNDCLSAVSLEVPRMIMMRCPEIESLINCLHLCIQYNSPSVLPKEIPTVCLSPADPCKMTEDAQSLRSLTSLNDCHSDTVNDYLHADAIFLLLVPKLQVRLHTYTSEHGWKLKKRGLLDIYTQKCNSNFVGYRFELVNGDEKEISYSTINGFRKYGRTGISIGVQLFQFKNQCIADEVFNLLSSVV is encoded by the coding sequence ATGAATTTCGGTGGATTCCAGAGcttagaagaagaacatcaAACTGTTTTATACAGGTTTGAGCGGTTTTTGCAAGATGCCGATCAACGTCTGTTACCAAGTGTAGGTCCACACTAtcatttttcatcaaaattgaaatcaTTGTCTACCGTAGCCCAACTGCTACTTCTTTTGCATGAGTTATTCTGGGAATCCGTTGAACGTGTCGCTGAGCATGGTGCTCAGGAAGTTTCCCATAAGATATTTGCTCAGTGGCTAGAAAATGAGCCTAGAGTTTTGGAAAGCTATGATTTTATTCTTACTGGGGTTTTAGAGTTGTTGTTCGAATCCAAACTGATTCGCTATCAAATAAGACCCAATTCGGAATTTATCGCACTAGTACTCGAATTTTATTCTGGGCTGTCCAGGTTATCTGAGTTGACTATGAGTGGTCTATTGAGGTTGTTGCTGGAAAAGTTCCAAAACAATTTCGTCAACAGGTGgaataaaataaattccTCCACATTATTGTTTGATAAAGTGGAGGACCTATTCTCTCATAACCGTGATATTGTCAGTCCTCCGTTATTTGGCTTAAAAAATGTCGTGAAGCGAGATTTCTTTGAGTTGACATTACCGAAATTTGGTTATTATCAATTGTTGGTTGAAGTATTCCAGCTCGATTCAGGAGAAATTGCGATCTTCAAAGTAAATAACCAAGCTCTTCCTTATAATACAAATGACGGAGCAAAGTTATTGAATGCATTGATATCGGGATCCAATTTTCTTGCGGATATCGGTCGATCGTTATTGTTTTCAACATTAGGAAAATCCAACTTCTCATCTGTTAGAGAGATCCCAAATGGGATTGAATTAAAAGCCGAAGGGGAAGTCGATTTTAATCTGACTTTAAAGATAGTTAATAACTTGGGCTGGGAGGAATTTTGGCGGTCCAATTTTCAGATGGTTTTTGGAACAAAGTGTTCGAAGCTTTCGGGCGTGGAGACTGCATTAGCTGCGACAAGAAGCGTGTCCCACCCGCTACAAAAATTCAAGTTGAAACATGAGAAACTCCTAGAGATAAGGTCTCCAGAGAATTTTGGTTTAGGGCTACAATTACCCTCACAAAATTTATTATGTCCAGAGACTGCTTTGAATGCTTCCTATAGTACGTCTGAACCATCTGTCGAAGACACTACGCAAAAAAAAAGTGTATCTGATCTTAATGCTGCTGGTAGCTTAAATAATCCAGCGACTGAAAATTTGGCAAGTTTGTCTTATTCGTTGAATGATATGGAGTCTTCCAACCACGACAGTTTATTACGGTTTGAGGAGAGCATTAGCACTACCGAATCGgagtttgatttttgtcCTAAAGCTAATCAGTCTGTAGCATCTCAATCTATGAAAATAACTATGGAAGAAGTAAGCCCAATATCCTCTTCTGAAAAAAGAACCCCGCAGAGCGGAGTTGATAATGTATCAACTAAACTGTTGGAGTCAGCAAACATTACCAAGCAGTTTACCAACGAAATATATACAAACGTTATAAGGGATGTTGATGaacaagaagcagaagattTTCAACTAACATTCTCCATGCATAAACCACAATTACTGAGGAAAAAGAATATGCAATTATTCAGTTTATTTACTAATAGGAGTTCTAAAAGCGGCATAACCGAACGTAATAAGGTTAAATTCAGTGGGGATAACAGAAGATACATCACACcatttccaaaaatatctaATATAGAGTGCAGTAATTTAAAGGCCAACCACCATATATCTGCGAGGGAGCGAATATCTATAGGTAATATCAAGAACACAAATGCTTTACTATCTTTATCTGATCTACCCTTCGATGTTGACATTTTAAACAACCACGTTATTTTTGATGGACGTACCAACGTTTCCTGCTGGTCTGGTTATTCTTGGTTGTCATTATCAAGTGACTGGATGCGACTCCTGATTTTGGAGAACGAAGACGGAGAATATTTCTGCATTGTACAGAATCCAAAAAGGGCTATCTACCAACTAATATTGCGTTTTTCGGGCGACTGGAGAATTGACAGGTCAGGTGCTCAAGATATCCAAATTAGAATTGGCAAGAATGATTGTTTGTCTGCAGTTTCCCTCGAAGTGCCGCGtatgataatgatgaggTGCCCAGAAATAGAGAGCTTAATAAACTGTCTGCATCTGTGTATTCAATATAATTCACCGTCTGTGTTGCCAAAGGAAATACCAACGGTCTGTTTGTCGCCTGCGGACCCATGCAAAATGACTGAAGATGCCCAATCTTTAAGATCTCTCACCTCTTTAAACGACTGCCATTCAGATACAGTAAATGATTATTTACATGCAGATGCTATTTTCCTCCTTTTGGTTCCAAAATTACAAGTTAGGTTGCATACATACACTTCAGAACATGGCTggaaattaaagaaaagagGGCTATTAGATATCTACACGCAGAAATGCAACTCAAATTTCGTTGGTTACAGATTTGAATTGGTCAACGGAGATGAGAAGGAAATATCGTACTCAACAATCAATGGTTTTAGAAAATACGGAAGAACGGGAATATCTATAGGTGTGCAACTAtttcaattcaaaaatcaaTGTATTGCAGACGAAGTTTTCAATTTACTGTCATCAGTGGTATAG
- the MNN11 gene encoding alpha-1,6-mannosyltransferase (similar to Ashbya gossypii AEL142W), producing MPFRPKSNHSLRDGDRLRHILVNWRKRFLSPKRRRTQLTLFSMLAFSLFSIYVFAYWLYGVKSHVETLPAKHGHYKHSVNSVVPFICPSTKHLDELKERGVPFLFTRRIDEHGNSRYVIKEDDVPLSAKEKNELKDPYLIAKRDFLDSGKLVYRKKTDHPEIVIVTLIDFDSYDKDTVIKIIQNRVNYATQHKYGTYIRWAQEFIPLVERQSVQESYEFMKPLIIRAAFFAFPYAKYFWFIDQNGLIVKMDFSLDQFLVPKILNQFILRGTSIVKGSNIKSYAELPANRVKIIIPQTKDMELVTDSFIVAPGLYGKAFLDYLSDPLVRNSQWDSMASSIGHMLQWHPKMLARTALVHSKVIAARYNYDREPEKKGDLYWYSMEDPVILFHGCRERGSCVSDINSFVQK from the coding sequence ATGCCGTTTAGACCTAAATCTAACCACTCCCTTAGAGATGGAGACCGACTACGTCATATACTGGTTAACTGGAGAAAGAGATTTCTAAGTCcaaagagaagaagaacacaGCTGactttgttttctatgtTGGCGTTTAGTCTATTCTCAATATACGTTTTTGCATACTGGTTATATGGTGTTAAGTCGCACGTGGAAACGTTACCTGCAAAACATGGCCATTACAAACATTCGGTTAACTCGGTAGTTCCATTCATTTGTCCAAGTACTAAGCATTTAGATGAACTAAAAGAACGAGGtgttccttttctttttacaaGAAGGATCGATGAACATGGGAACAGTAGGTATGTGATTAAAGAAGACGATGTTCCATTGTCCGCGAAAGAGAAAAATGAGCTGAAGGATCCTTATTTAATTGCAAAGAGAGACTTTTTAGACTCCGGGAAATTAGTTTATAGGAAGAAAACTGATCACCCTGAGattgttattgttactttaattgattttgaCAGTTATGACAAGGATACTGTTATCAAAATTATCCAGAACAGGGTTAATTATGCAACACAGCACAAATATGGGACATATATTCGCTGGGCCCAAGAATTTATTCCATTGGTTGAGCGTCAGTCAGTGCAAGAAAGTTACGAATTTATGAAACCGTTAATTATAAGAGCTGCTTTCTTCGCCTTCCCATATGCGAagtatttttggtttattGATCAGAATGGCTTGATTGTGAAAATGGACTTTTCATTAGATCAGTTTTTAGTGCCGAAGATTCTCAATCAGTTTATTCTCAGAGGTACCTCGATAGTTAAGGGTTCAAACATCAAGTCGTATGCCGAACTTCCAGCGAACCGTGTGAAGATCATCATCCCGCAAACCAAAGACATGGAGTTGGTAACTGATTCTTTTATAGTTGCACCGGGCTTATATGGTAAGGCgtttttggattatttaTCTGATCCATTGGTGAGAAATTCCCAATGGGACAGTATGGCTTCCAGTATTGGTCATATGCTGCAATGGCATCCGAAAATGCTAGCAAGGACTGCATTAGTACATTCAAAAGTTATAGCTGCCAGATATAACTACGACAGGGAACCAGAAAAGAAGGGTGATCTTTATTGGTATTCAATGGAAGATCCCGTCATTCTATTTCATGGTTGTCGTGAAAGGGGTTCTTGTGTTTCTGATATTAACTCATTTGTTCAAAAGTAA
- the GON7 gene encoding chromatin DNA-binding EKC/KEOPS complex subunit GON7 (similar to Ashbya gossypii AEL144W), with translation MDIDQYQMSLPIATYSSPSGESHTFTVDANQKRYQMTHGETTGPSAYVLKAGQVDRDCPSDPKKDANTGTHTNLSRLRMQLTGLQDDINRYLTSEMELAKSKRSKSENCDSDTVKEQGQEQDINNNVG, from the coding sequence ATGGACATCGATCAATATCAAATGAGTCTTCCAATTGCTACGTATTCGTCACCTTCCGGTGAATCCCACACTTTTACAGTAGATGCCAATCAGAAGCGTTATCAGATGACCCATGGCGAAACAACTGGTCCATCAGCATATGTTTTGAAAGCGGGGCAGGTCGATAGAGATTGTCCTAGTGATCCTAAAAAGGATGCGAACACTGGAACTCATACCAACTTATCACGGCTGAGGATGCAGCTAACTGGGCTTCAGGATGATATTAATAGATATTTGACTTCCGAAATGGAGCTGGCAAAAAGTAAGAGGTCGAAGTCTGAAAATTGTGACAGCGACACGGTAAAGGAACAAGGGCAAGAGCAAGATATTAACAATAATGTTGGCTGA
- the RIM1 gene encoding Rim1p (similar to Ashbya gossypii AEL145W 2-introns) yields the protein MLRQVRQFHATGRKFDFSKMTIIGRIGSEITEYTSVNEKRYVKYSIASQPRKEGPTNWYNVTVFNDPQMNFLTQYVRKGALVYIEADASNNFYEREDGSKGYSLSLIQRDINLLKNGKGAEPAESAEEPTNTD from the exons ATGTTGCGTCAAGTTCGTCAGTTTCATGCCACCGGCAgaaagtttgatttttccaaGATGACGATAATTGGTCGTATTGGTTCTGAAATTACGGAATATACGAGTGTTAATGAAAAGAGGTATGTGAAGTATTCAATTGCTTCGCAGCCCAGGAAGGAAGGACCAACAAATTGGTACAATGTCACTGTCTTTAATGATCCTCAGATGAATTTCTTGACCCAATATGTCAGAAAAGG AGCTCTGGTCTATATCGAAGCAGATGCTTCCAATAATTTCTACGAGAGGGAGGACGGTTCAAAGGGCTACTCTTTGTCTCTCATTCAAA GGGATATTAACTTGCTTAAAAACGGCAAGGGAGCAGAGCCTGCCGAGTCTGCTGAAGAGCCTACTAACACGGATTAA
- the ATG36 gene encoding Atg36p (similar to Ashbya gossypii AEL146C) codes for MSFNSYHRRVGTASKSVIKASLSHISESPNTPEVDYLSGFYAVDVQDVHVLNNPVSETKESPSAISDDEVSVFKQNRVAETTPHSVDIRSEEFAILSDSSGDLEELEACSRVNNSNAGNDLRSKNERIDDWCLNYVSYPKSNLNLDNSNSHVLDIAKSWGVDNDVPTIINYSGSAATSNNLIEEQQHPLTIPSYESEKLSKLTPTELSELTKFVKELIPYLLSDRALIRTSRCSRKYGDVPTLFPERNLLFRCSLDARRLSTMTNLYQQMKHLLLDTPDDPNYESLDEISLSSVNSSLPVESWYGWHMVPRFRETEF; via the coding sequence ATGAGTTTTAACAGTTACCATAGGAGGGTTGGGACTGCTTCTAAATCTGTGATAAAGGCGTCCTTGTCACACATTTCGGAGTCACCTAATACACCGGAGGTTGATTATTTGTCAGGGTTCTATGCTGTTGATGTACAAGATGTGCATGTTTTGAACAATCCTGTTTCTGAGACCAAGGAATCCCCTTCCGCAATCAGCGACGACGAGGTGTCCGTATTCAAGCAAAATCGTGTGGCAGAGACGACTCCGCACAGTGTCGACATAAGGTCCGAAGAATTCGCGATTTTAAGTGATTCTAGTGGGGATCTGGAGGAACTGGAGGCGTGTTCTCGGGTTAATAACAGTAATGCTGGGAATGATTTACGGTCAAAAAATGAGCGGATTGATGACTGGTGCTTGAATTACGTGTCATACCCAAAGTCGAACTTGAACTTGGATAATTCCAACTCACATGTTCTGGATATTGCGAAATCATGGGGGGTTGATAATGATGTACCTACTATCATCAACTACAGCGGCAGTGCAGCTACTAGCAACAACCTTATAGAGGAACAGCAACACCCTTTAACAATACCATCTTATGAATCTGAAAAGTTATCAAAACTTACACCGACTGAACTTTCAGAGTTAACTAAATTTGTTAAGGAACTGATTCCCTATTTACTTAGTGATCGTGCATTGATAAGGACATCAAGATGTTCAAGAAAGTATGGCGACGTACCTACCTTGTTTCCAGAAAGAAATCTGCTATTTAGGTGTTCACTTGATGCGAGACGTCTATCTACAATGACCAACTTATACCAACAAATGAAACACTTGTTATTGGATACACCTGATGATCCTAACTATGAATCCTTGGATGAAATTTCCTTATCATCTGTAAATTCGTCATTACCTGTGGAGTCATGGTACGGTTGGCATATGGTACCTAGGTTCCGAGAAACAGAATTTTAA
- the SYP1 gene encoding Syp1p (similar to Ashbya gossypii AEL147W): MEEERTRYASSILTSKKPFEVAEITRIRLSQAKLINNNFYVLFKEVSELKKNYVQQLRKIIVINEDLDKLMYDDILQNNVLTEAEMAQMEFDWLGSLRPVWAQVIRGLKADMQSKMEEYRTMDREITSSVKNMTELNGGWTELKQLHSQLSKVAAEIEASKDSAESPTAANTQWSERAPYLMEKFEAADVERLSTLKNHLLKYQNLINDSLHANLDETEKIIAALLHFNPDNEIERFASAVMEYEFQFESPTSARAAGSSSKYVRKNAASSGNAQESNYRKPSSATVIKNSLLTDDFSNSKNNASLSHKRASKLKSKVGSIFSRRKEKKVSSIQVEAIAESETSSVNSHRPPSSSESELYGKSRFIANQQVSGGAPASLPVADTETSESKTDLVPNKTPFSITQEPLKPQPKTRSFSEQQNPSFAVSNTSEDGNAIVSNPFPVISVDDSPSGKSVDTQITPKNHFVQPSASSSSPASYAHPPQPPQSRKPHPSTNLGSHGIPSSSPSHLQIQAPVIPEYSGNRRDIHSTLFYNLTKADIDLAGTQQIPLSSQITGELKPLDPQITGSSLNMNVSHMSGQSLFQHTELTTFGLNASIGEVVNAKFQDGILVSSQLIGEIALNYISPDYSFENLPLDINLKIESEEPFDKLIVNHAFLERTMDNSDVIFKINPQFILGKTLGALKYSLKSPFVPIVIHPVWRFEDTQASVMLTLKIFSSLPDNIKEVTLDDLVVSVAIDNATVTTALSKPQGSFSKEKKRITWRFKEPVVLNRESEQRLIARFLTDKIAQESSKGVQAKFNIRGFQLTGLVLKSRELSLDDPFGSEAGEWNDVAASRTLVAGSYYGLSI; the protein is encoded by the coding sequence ATGGAAGAGGAGAGGACACGATATGCGAGTAGCATATTAACATCGAAGAAACCTTTCGAGGTAGCTGAGATAACCAGAATTAGATTATCTCAGGCCAAGcttatcaataataatttctATGTGTTGTTTAAAGAGGTGTCAGaactgaagaagaactacGTGCAGCAGCTTCGTAAAATAATCGTTATCAATGAAGACTTAGATAAGTTAATGTACGATGATATTTTACAGAATAATGTTCTGACTGAAGCAGAGATGGCTCAGATGGAATTTGATTGGCTGGGTAGCTTGAGGCCAGTTTGGGCGCAGGTAATAAGAGGATTGAAGGCGGATATGCAATCGAAGATGGAGGAGTATAGGACGATGGATAGGGAAATTACTAGTAGCGTAAAGAATATGACTGAGCTAAATGGAGGTTGGACTGAATTGAAGCAGCTTCATTCTCAGTTGAGTAAAGTAGCCGCAGAAATAGAGGCCTCAAAAGATAGTGCAGAGTCCCCAACAGCTGCAAACACCCAATGGAGTGAGCGAGCACCATATTTAATGGAGAAGTTTGAAGCAGCAGATGTAGAGAGATTGTCGACGTTGAAGAATCACCTTCTAAAATATCAGAATTTAATAAATGATTCCCTTCACGCAAACCTGGACGAGACTGAAAAGATTATAGCAGCATTACTTCACTTTAATCCAGATAATGAAATCGAAAGGTTTGCATCAGCTGTGATGGAATATGAATTCCAATTTGAGTCTCCGACTTCGGCACGAGCTGCAGGATCTTCCTCTAAATATGTACGTAAAAACGCAGCCAGTTCAGGAAATGCTCAGGAATCAAATTATCGTAAACCTTCTAGTGCTACAGTAATTAAAAATTCATTGCTAACGGATGATTTTTCTAACTCTAAAAATAATGCCTCCTTAAGTCATAAAAGAGCTAGTAAGTTGAAATCAAAGGTGGGTTCCATTTTTAGTAGAaggaaggaaaagaaagtttcttcaattcaAGTTGAGGCTATTGCTGAGAGTGAAACTTCTTCGGTGAATAGTCACCGACCTCCATCGTCATCGGAATCTGAATTATACGGCAAATCTCGCTTCATAGCCAACCAACAGGTGTCTGGTGGAGCCCCAGCATCCCTACCAGTTGCAGATACTGAGACTTCAGAATCTAAGACTGACCTTGTGCCAAATAAAACACCATTTTCCATTACTCAAGAGCCATTAAAACCTCAGCCTAAAACAAGATCATTCTCAGAGCAACAAAATCCCTCGTTTGCGGTCAGTAATACATCTGAGGATGGTAATGCTATTGTTTCAAACCCATTTCCCGTCATATCAGTTGATGATTCACCCTCTGGGAAATCTGTTGATACTCAAATAACTCCAAAAAATCATTTTGTCCAACCTAGCGCTTCTAGTTCTAGTCCGGCGTCGTATGCTCATCCACCACAACCGCCTCAATCCAGAAAGCCTCAcccttcaacaaatttggGTTCACATGGTATACCTTCTTCCAGCCCATCTCACTTGCAAATTCAAGCACCTGTAATCCCGGAATATAGTGGAAACAGACGTGATATTCATTCCACATTGTTTTATAATTTAACCAAGGCAGACATCGATTTGGCAGGAACTCAGCAAATACCGCTTTCATCTCAAATTACAGGTGAATTAAAGCCATTGGATCCTCAGATAACTGGCTCATCTCTAAATATGAACGTTAGCCACATGTCAGGTCAGTCGCTATTTCAACACACGGAGCTTACAACCTTCGGTCTAAATGCTAGTATTGGGGAAGTAGTGAATGCAAAGTTTCAAGATGGGATTTTAGTTTCCAGTCAATTAATTGGTGAAATTGCATTAAATTACATTTCCCCAGattattcttttgaaaatttaCCCCTGgatataaatttaaagattgAATCTGAGGAACCATTTGATAAACTAATTGTCAATCATGCATTTTTAGAAAGAACAATGGATAACTCCGATgttatctttaaaataaatcCACAATTTATCTTAGGCAAGACCTTAGGTGCCTTAAAATATTCGTTGAAGTCTCCATTTGTTCCAATTGTAATCCATCCAGTTTGGAGATTCGAAGATACTCAAGCTAGTGTGATGCTGACGCTGAAGATCTTTTCCAGTCTACCTGATAACATAAAGGAAGTAACTTTGGACGACTTGGTCGTTTCTGTTGCCATTGACAATGCTACTGTTACCACTGCTTTATCAAAACCACAAGGTTCTTTCAGTaaggaaaagaaacgtATTACTTGGCGATTTAAAGAACCTGTCGTGCTCAACCGTGAATCTGAACAGAGATTAATTGCAAGGTTCTTGACTGATAAGATCGCCCAAGAGTCTTCAAAAGGTGTTCAAGCAAAGTTCAATATTCGTGGATTCCAACTCACTGGTTTGGTTCTAAAAAGTCGAGAATTAAGCTTAGATGACCCCTTCGGATCTGAAGCAGGTGAATGGAATGATGTAGCAGCCTCTAGAACGTTAGTTGCTGGCTCTTATTATGGCTTATCTATATGA